A genome region from Streptomyces sp. S4.7 includes the following:
- a CDS encoding alpha/beta hydrolase yields the protein MVIEQDVELSDGRTLRAYDSGGGTEASGAGGGPTVVWHHGSPQTGVPLEPLLTAAAARGIRLVSYGRPSYGGSSPLPGRNVASAAADVERVADALGVGSFATMGASGGGPHALACAALLPDRVTGVVCLAGLAPYTRDFDWYEGMVAPGGLRSAADGREARELYAATDEFDPASFTSADFAALAGAWSSLGDDAVKAGQAGPDGLIDDDVAFATAWGFDLAEVAAPVLLVQGGHDRVVPPSHATSLLAGLPRAELWVRPDDGHVSVLDTCPSAMDWLLARR from the coding sequence GTGGTCATCGAACAGGACGTGGAGCTGAGTGACGGGCGCACGCTGCGGGCGTACGACAGCGGTGGCGGTACGGAGGCTTCGGGCGCGGGGGGCGGGCCGACCGTCGTCTGGCACCACGGCTCGCCGCAGACCGGCGTCCCGCTGGAGCCGCTGCTCACGGCGGCGGCGGCGCGCGGGATCCGGCTGGTGTCGTACGGCCGCCCCAGCTACGGAGGGTCGAGCCCGCTGCCCGGCAGGAACGTGGCATCGGCCGCCGCCGACGTGGAGCGGGTGGCGGACGCCCTCGGCGTCGGGTCGTTCGCCACGATGGGGGCGTCAGGGGGTGGGCCGCACGCGCTGGCGTGCGCCGCGCTGCTGCCGGACCGGGTGACGGGTGTCGTCTGCCTGGCGGGCCTCGCGCCGTACACGCGGGACTTCGACTGGTACGAGGGGATGGTGGCGCCCGGCGGTCTGCGGTCCGCCGCCGACGGGCGCGAGGCGCGCGAACTGTACGCGGCGACCGATGAGTTCGACCCCGCGAGCTTCACCTCCGCCGACTTCGCCGCGCTGGCGGGCGCGTGGTCGTCGCTGGGCGACGACGCGGTGAAGGCGGGGCAGGCCGGGCCCGACGGGCTGATCGACGACGACGTCGCCTTCGCCACCGCGTGGGGCTTCGACCTGGCGGAGGTGGCCGCGCCCGTACTGCTCGTGCAGGGCGGCCACGACCGCGTCGTGCCGCCCTCGCACGCCACGTCGTTGCTCGCGGGTCTCCCGCGGGCGGAGCTGTGGGTACGGCCCGATGACGGGCACGTCTCGGTCCTCGACACGTGCCCGTCGGCGATGGACTGGCTGCTGGCGCGACGGTAG
- a CDS encoding metalloregulator ArsR/SmtB family transcription factor: MPIPFDALAEPSRRRILDLLLERPHLVGELTDRLGLSQPGTSKHLRVLRDAGLVRVRQDAQRRWYELTPEPLAELDAWLGHYRHLWTGRLDALERHLDAMEDDSS, encoded by the coding sequence ATGCCCATACCGTTCGACGCGCTCGCGGAGCCGAGCAGACGCAGGATCCTCGATCTGCTCCTGGAGCGTCCGCATCTGGTCGGTGAGCTGACCGACCGGCTCGGCCTCAGCCAGCCAGGCACCTCAAAGCATCTGCGGGTGCTGAGGGACGCAGGGCTGGTACGGGTCCGGCAGGACGCCCAGCGCCGCTGGTACGAACTGACCCCGGAGCCGCTCGCCGAGCTCGACGCCTGGCTCGGGCACTACCGGCATCTGTGGACCGGAAGGCTCGACGCGCTCGAACGGCATCTCGACGCGATGGAGGACGATTCCTCATGA
- a CDS encoding LysM peptidoglycan-binding domain-containing protein: protein MPAQGKHRRSRTSPLARRLIALGTGGAALALPLVTATTAGAAPAPQQPVKAPTAATAAAKVTHTVAKGESLAKIADARSVSGGWKALYKTNRATVGENPSVIHPGLKLKLSGKPKAAAPTASTEKASGETTEAVETAAKSYTNDLDGWIREALDVMAQNGIPGSYDGIHRNIMRESGGNPQAINNWDSNAAAGTPSKGLLQVIAPTFEAYHVAGTSTDPYDPVANITAACNYAADRYGSIDNVNGPY from the coding sequence ATGCCCGCACAGGGTAAGCACCGCCGTTCCCGCACCAGTCCGCTCGCCCGCCGCCTCATCGCCCTCGGGACGGGCGGCGCCGCACTCGCGCTGCCCCTGGTGACCGCCACCACGGCGGGCGCCGCCCCCGCCCCGCAGCAGCCCGTCAAGGCCCCGACGGCCGCCACGGCCGCCGCGAAGGTCACCCACACCGTCGCGAAGGGCGAATCGTTGGCCAAGATCGCGGACGCCCGTTCCGTGAGCGGCGGCTGGAAGGCGCTGTACAAGACCAACCGCGCCACCGTCGGCGAGAACCCGTCAGTGATACACCCCGGCCTGAAGCTGAAGCTCTCGGGCAAGCCGAAGGCCGCGGCCCCGACCGCGTCGACCGAGAAGGCGTCGGGCGAGACCACCGAAGCCGTCGAGACCGCCGCGAAGTCGTACACCAACGACCTCGACGGCTGGATCCGCGAGGCGCTGGACGTCATGGCGCAGAACGGCATCCCCGGTTCGTACGACGGGATCCACCGCAACATCATGCGCGAGTCCGGCGGCAACCCGCAGGCCATCAACAACTGGGACTCGAACGCGGCGGCCGGCACGCCGTCGAAGGGCCTGCTCCAGGTCATCGCCCCGACCTTCGAGGCGTACCACGTGGCCGGCACCTCGACCGACCCGTACGACCCGGTCGCGAACATCACGGCGGCGTGCAACTACGCGGCCGACCGCTATGGCTCGATCGACAACGTGAACGGCCCGTACTGA
- a CDS encoding SRPBCC family protein: MTAHPDDSRSDDHGFSPSLSAESGGRTALRMERRLAHPPQRVWEAITQPAHLAKWFPSEVSVDLRPGGGIGFHFPGEPGPGPAMTGRVTDVDEPRLFAFTWGEDHLRWEITPDGDGSRLSLVHTFGDRFGAASFASGWQVCVTALGRLLADRPVDVDQDTSGRLHEAYLARFHELTRGRVEETEDGGRRVRFERQLVRPAEVVWAQLTGGTEPLTGSPVPSGFMAGKIPAGPVTDVRKPEVLAYAWHPEGEVRWELRAGTGHGPRLVLTQTGPLDFDAEAAEAAWRARVGDLAAGLLDI, encoded by the coding sequence ATGACTGCGCACCCCGACGACAGCCGTTCCGACGACCACGGCTTCTCGCCCTCCCTGTCGGCCGAGAGCGGCGGGCGGACCGCTCTGCGCATGGAGCGCCGGCTCGCGCATCCGCCGCAGCGGGTCTGGGAGGCGATCACGCAGCCCGCGCACCTGGCGAAGTGGTTCCCCTCCGAGGTGAGCGTGGATCTGCGGCCGGGTGGCGGGATCGGCTTCCACTTCCCCGGCGAGCCGGGCCCCGGCCCGGCCATGACCGGGCGGGTCACCGACGTCGACGAACCGCGCCTGTTCGCCTTCACCTGGGGCGAGGACCATCTGCGCTGGGAAATCACACCGGACGGGGACGGCTCACGGCTCAGCCTCGTCCACACCTTCGGCGACCGGTTCGGGGCGGCGAGCTTCGCGTCCGGCTGGCAGGTCTGCGTCACCGCACTGGGACGACTGCTGGCGGACCGGCCCGTGGACGTGGACCAGGACACGAGCGGCAGGCTGCACGAGGCGTATCTGGCCCGCTTCCATGAGCTGACGCGGGGGCGTGTCGAGGAGACGGAGGACGGCGGGCGGCGGGTCCGGTTCGAGCGCCAGCTCGTACGGCCCGCGGAGGTTGTCTGGGCGCAACTGACCGGTGGCACGGAGCCGTTGACCGGTTCGCCAGTGCCGTCGGGCTTCATGGCCGGCAAGATCCCGGCGGGGCCGGTCACGGACGTACGCAAGCCGGAGGTCCTGGCGTACGCCTGGCACCCAGAGGGTGAGGTCCGCTGGGAGCTGCGCGCCGGGACGGGGCACGGGCCCCGGCTGGTCCTCACCCAGACGGGCCCGCTCGACTTCGACGCGGAGGCAGCGGAGGCGGCGTGGCGGGCGCGGGTCGGGGACCTGGCGGCGGGGCTGCTGGACATCTAG